The Streptomyces sp. CC0208 genome window below encodes:
- a CDS encoding superoxide dismutase yields the protein MSHTRLPRSRAAAIAVASLLVLGGAAPALAAPGADLHHTTGTHYREPLPTSYTLPGDKTYPEGIARQQGTPYFYVGSTSDGTIYRGDVHQSATQVFLPGGQDGRVSVAGMKTDRAGRLIVAGGASGKVFVYDTRTRALLHVFDTGRTDTFLNDVALAPNGDAYISDSIHPALWHITAAELKSKQVQQPLDVGVDLTKSPMVYDDGFNGNGLVVTDNGRYVLLADYNDYAFYRVDLRTHQVVPIDLGGAKGVSGDGLLLQGDTLTAVTELDHPEGQISVLKLSHDYTKATLVRTVHGHGMHSPSTAAVDGCDLLIVNFQFQIADPVLPFNVVRVHV from the coding sequence ATGTCTCACACCCGCCTCCCCCGTTCCCGTGCCGCCGCTATAGCAGTCGCGTCCCTCCTCGTGCTGGGTGGCGCCGCCCCGGCTCTGGCCGCCCCCGGCGCCGACCTCCACCACACCACCGGGACTCACTACCGAGAACCGCTACCGACCAGTTACACACTGCCCGGCGACAAGACCTACCCCGAGGGCATCGCACGCCAGCAGGGCACGCCCTACTTCTACGTCGGCAGCACCAGCGACGGCACCATCTACCGCGGCGACGTCCACCAGAGTGCGACCCAGGTGTTCCTGCCCGGCGGCCAGGACGGGCGCGTCTCCGTCGCCGGCATGAAGACCGACCGGGCCGGACGGCTCATCGTCGCCGGCGGCGCCAGCGGCAAGGTCTTCGTCTACGACACCCGCACCCGCGCCCTGCTGCACGTGTTCGACACCGGCCGCACCGACACCTTCCTCAACGACGTGGCCCTCGCCCCCAACGGCGACGCCTACATCTCCGACTCGATCCACCCCGCGCTGTGGCACATCACCGCCGCCGAACTGAAGAGCAAGCAGGTCCAGCAGCCGCTGGACGTGGGTGTGGACCTCACCAAGTCCCCGATGGTCTATGACGACGGTTTCAACGGCAACGGCCTGGTGGTCACCGACAACGGCCGCTACGTCCTGCTCGCCGACTACAACGACTACGCCTTCTACCGCGTCGACCTGCGCACTCACCAGGTCGTCCCGATCGACCTCGGCGGCGCCAAGGGCGTCTCCGGCGACGGCCTGCTGCTCCAGGGGGACACCCTGACCGCCGTCACCGAACTCGACCACCCCGAAGGTCAGATCAGCGTCCTGAAGCTGAGCCACGACTACACCAAGGCCACGCTCGTGCGCACGGTCCACGGCCACGGCATGCACAGCCCCTCCACGGCCGCCGTCGACGGATGCGACCTGCTGATCGTCAACTTCCAGTTCCAGATCGCCGACCCGGTGCTCCCGTTCAACGTGGTGCGGGTCCACGTCTGA
- a CDS encoding NADPH-dependent F420 reductase — translation MKITIVGAGNMARGIATRALAGGHTVTITAKDPGKAVRLVDELRGHATGEGRIAAADASAVDTADIVVLAVPFDAAKQLAAAYGERLSGKVLVDISNPVDASLDALVVAPGTSAAEEITEAVAPGTRVVKAFNTTFATTLIAGEVNGTVLDVFIAGDDEAARKQVADLVTSGGLNPVDVGALRHARELEGFQLLHMALQIREAGHGWASTIKIVAPEP, via the coding sequence ATGAAGATCACCATCGTCGGTGCCGGCAACATGGCCCGCGGCATAGCCACCCGGGCTCTGGCGGGCGGCCACACGGTCACCATCACCGCCAAGGACCCCGGCAAGGCCGTACGACTCGTCGACGAACTGCGCGGGCATGCGACCGGCGAAGGCCGGATCGCCGCCGCCGACGCATCCGCCGTGGACACCGCGGACATCGTGGTCCTCGCGGTCCCCTTCGACGCCGCCAAGCAACTCGCCGCCGCATACGGAGAGCGGCTGAGCGGCAAGGTGCTGGTCGACATCAGCAACCCCGTCGACGCCTCCCTCGACGCACTCGTCGTCGCCCCGGGCACCTCGGCCGCCGAAGAGATCACCGAGGCCGTCGCACCGGGCACCCGTGTCGTGAAGGCGTTCAACACCACGTTCGCCACGACCCTGATCGCCGGCGAGGTGAACGGCACTGTGCTCGACGTCTTCATCGCCGGTGACGACGAGGCCGCCCGTAAGCAGGTCGCCGACCTGGTCACCTCCGGCGGGCTGAACCCGGTCGACGTCGGCGCGCTCAGGCACGCCCGCGAGCTGGAGGGCTTCCAGCTGCTGCACATGGCCCTACAGATCCGCGAAGCGGGCCACGGCTGGGCGAGCACGATCAAGATCGTCGCCCCTGAGCCGTAG
- a CDS encoding multidrug effflux MFS transporter: MSEPSPTSSAGTAGTLHAPSPDRHPRRLPLVLILGSLTALGPLTIDLYLPALPQVSGDLHVSQAVTQLTLTAFMIGIALGQLVIGPLSDTLGRRRPLLTGLTVYVAASLLCAVAPDPTVLIGMRLVQGLAGAAGIVIARAVVRDLYDGLAAARLLSSLMLVSGTAPILAPVLGAQLLQLTSWRGVFVTLTLLGLAVLVATATLLTETLPTDQRRRGGLPDTLRTMRDLVKDSRFSGYLLTGSLGFAALFAYIAGSSFTLQEVYGASPQTYSLLFALNSIGMVATGQLNGKLLLGRFPSHRILGTGLAVLATAGTALVVLATLTHAGLPWIATALFLTACPVGMILPTTTALSLQRAPHAAGSASALLGTTQFLMGALAPALTGLGDQGTALPMALSVLGLALAATVCFLALCLPWRPTPDPLAQ, from the coding sequence ATGTCCGAACCCTCCCCCACCAGCAGCGCCGGGACAGCAGGCACCCTCCACGCCCCGTCCCCGGACCGCCATCCGCGCCGTCTGCCGCTCGTCCTTATCCTGGGCTCCCTGACCGCCCTCGGCCCGCTCACCATCGACCTCTATCTCCCGGCCCTCCCCCAGGTCAGCGGAGATCTCCACGTCTCACAGGCCGTCACCCAGCTCACCCTCACCGCCTTCATGATCGGGATCGCCCTGGGTCAGTTGGTCATCGGGCCCCTCAGCGACACCCTCGGCAGGCGCCGTCCCCTCCTGACCGGCCTGACCGTGTACGTCGCGGCGAGCCTCCTGTGCGCCGTCGCCCCCGATCCCACGGTCCTCATCGGCATGCGCCTGGTCCAGGGCCTGGCGGGCGCCGCCGGCATCGTCATCGCCCGGGCCGTCGTCCGCGACCTGTACGACGGACTCGCCGCCGCCCGCCTGCTGTCCTCGCTGATGCTCGTCTCCGGCACCGCGCCGATCCTCGCCCCCGTGCTCGGCGCCCAACTCCTGCAACTGACCTCCTGGCGCGGCGTGTTCGTCACCCTCACCCTGCTGGGCCTGGCCGTCCTCGTCGCCACCGCGACCCTTCTGACCGAAACCCTGCCCACCGACCAGCGCCGACGCGGCGGGCTCCCCGACACCCTGCGCACCATGCGCGACCTCGTCAAAGACAGCCGCTTCTCGGGCTATCTGCTCACCGGCAGCCTCGGCTTCGCCGCCCTGTTCGCCTACATCGCCGGCTCCTCCTTCACCCTGCAAGAGGTCTACGGCGCCTCCCCGCAGACCTACAGCCTCCTCTTCGCCCTCAACTCGATCGGCATGGTCGCCACCGGACAGCTCAACGGCAAACTGCTCCTGGGGCGCTTCCCCTCGCACCGCATCCTGGGGACGGGCCTGGCCGTACTCGCCACCGCGGGCACCGCCCTGGTCGTCCTGGCCACCCTCACGCACGCGGGCCTGCCCTGGATCGCCACCGCGCTCTTCCTCACGGCCTGCCCGGTCGGCATGATCCTGCCCACCACGACGGCCCTTTCCCTCCAGCGGGCCCCGCACGCTGCGGGCAGCGCCTCAGCGCTCCTGGGCACCACGCAGTTCCTCATGGGAGCCCTCGCGCCGGCCCTCACCGGTCTCGGCGACCAGGGCACCGCCCTGCCCATGGCCCTGTCGGTGCTCGGTCTCGCGCTGGCCGCGACGGTCTGCTTCTTGGCCCTGTGCCTCCCATGGCGTCCCACTCCGGACCCGCTGGCCCAGTAA
- a CDS encoding MarR family transcriptional regulator, which yields MQEIPTATDIRAYETVALFGRLLETAVNRVLHQRFDIAWEEYAVLSALHRSPHQFLHMTEVATALGFSRSRVTRAITRQELQGRVTRSACPRDARATHAAVTAQGTALLDRISDTYEAAVRGSLTRLSIGAEQVEGLVKQLEPLSGLRARSKSAINCARRRRSGAPNSSG from the coding sequence ATGCAAGAAATCCCCACCGCGACGGACATCCGAGCCTACGAAACGGTCGCACTGTTCGGCCGCCTGCTCGAGACCGCGGTGAACCGTGTTCTGCACCAGAGATTCGACATCGCGTGGGAGGAGTACGCGGTCCTGTCCGCACTCCATCGATCTCCCCACCAATTCCTCCACATGACCGAGGTGGCCACCGCACTCGGATTCTCCAGAAGCCGCGTCACCCGGGCCATAACCCGACAGGAACTTCAAGGACGGGTCACCCGCTCGGCTTGCCCCAGGGACGCACGCGCGACCCACGCCGCGGTCACCGCGCAGGGCACGGCCCTCCTCGACCGGATCAGCGACACCTACGAGGCCGCCGTACGCGGCAGCCTCACCAGGCTAAGCATCGGAGCGGAACAGGTGGAGGGGCTGGTGAAGCAGCTCGAACCGCTCTCCGGCCTACGGGCCCGGTCGAAGTCCGCCATCAACTGCGCGAGGCGCCGACGTTCCGGCGCGCCAAACTCGTCGGGATAA
- a CDS encoding FCD domain-containing protein yields MKDTPAVAAVVNGAHERRDYRPGYEIVAERILEFIAESNLVPGDRIPTENDLAQRLGISRGVVRDAVKILSALGRVRAHKGRGLFVADDDGMLISGRWGGFFRPVDLDHVLMLFEFRRVQETVAAKLAATRATPAELRTIEIAMQQCRHGYVHGEVDVFAQGDDDFHAAVAAASHNTFLGSAVRDARRLQRQSSAIVHDSFGEGTAAAVEEHETIYRAIRDGRPDEAAEATAVHLDRTLEDYRREIQRRLFG; encoded by the coding sequence ATGAAAGACACGCCCGCCGTGGCGGCAGTGGTGAACGGCGCGCACGAGCGGCGCGACTACCGGCCCGGATACGAGATCGTGGCCGAGCGGATCCTCGAGTTCATCGCCGAATCGAACCTGGTCCCCGGCGACCGGATCCCCACGGAGAACGACCTGGCCCAGCGGCTGGGCATCAGCCGGGGTGTGGTCCGAGACGCCGTGAAGATCCTCTCGGCGCTCGGCCGGGTCCGGGCGCACAAGGGACGCGGACTGTTCGTCGCGGACGACGACGGCATGCTGATCAGCGGTCGCTGGGGCGGCTTCTTCCGTCCCGTGGACCTCGATCACGTGCTCATGCTGTTCGAGTTCCGCAGGGTTCAGGAGACCGTTGCCGCAAAGCTCGCGGCCACCCGGGCTACGCCCGCCGAACTGCGCACCATCGAGATCGCCATGCAGCAGTGCCGGCACGGGTACGTCCACGGCGAGGTCGACGTCTTCGCGCAGGGGGACGACGACTTCCACGCCGCGGTGGCCGCGGCCTCGCACAACACCTTCCTCGGCAGCGCGGTGCGCGACGCCCGTCGGCTGCAGCGCCAGTCCAGCGCGATCGTTCACGACTCCTTCGGAGAGGGCACCGCGGCCGCGGTCGAGGAGCACGAGACGATCTACCGCGCCATTCGCGACGGCCGCCCCGACGAGGCCGCCGAGGCCACCGCCGTCCACCTCGACCGGACGCTGGAAGACTACCGACGAGAGATCCAGCGACGTCTGTTTGGCTGA
- a CDS encoding extracellular solute-binding protein, protein MSVNKPSAARETGTSRRRAALLAGAAATVLLTVTACGGGGGTSGTTKDGFAQAAQNDGALTVWVDATRMDAAKQYQASHPGVKMDIVSYDGDANGSNYLQTKVQLFNRTGKGWPDVVFSSQNNEASWAVDAGFAAPLNKGLIPDATLGGFAKGANDVCTVGRTLYCLRNDLSQAVLWYNAPLLKKFGYTVPTTWEDYQALGEKVAKEHPGYLVGDAGDSFTPEIYLWASKCGANHITGPKAVSVNTTSEACTKMAKLLDVLIKNKSMSISGVFSTDFAKNEADKVLLMPGPAWYGGAVFKDGLKTPAKQIAVAPIPQWQGDTSPSTGNVGGGTWLLSKHSAHIKAATDFLKWVTTDNAYQGEKAPGFPAYAPAAENWLKAQAASGYYASDLSALKDASSQVWSDWGSGQFSQEAIWAATVKPGITQGKTIVSMLPAWQDSITKYAKSNGYKVSQ, encoded by the coding sequence ATGTCCGTCAACAAGCCTTCGGCCGCCCGGGAGACAGGGACCAGCAGGAGACGTGCCGCGTTGCTGGCGGGCGCTGCCGCCACCGTGCTGCTCACCGTGACCGCCTGTGGCGGCGGGGGCGGCACGAGCGGCACGACCAAGGACGGATTCGCCCAGGCCGCCCAGAACGACGGGGCGTTGACCGTCTGGGTGGACGCGACCCGCATGGACGCCGCGAAGCAGTACCAGGCGTCGCACCCGGGCGTGAAGATGGACATCGTCAGCTACGACGGTGACGCCAACGGCTCGAACTACCTGCAGACGAAGGTCCAGCTGTTCAACCGCACCGGCAAGGGCTGGCCGGACGTCGTCTTCAGCTCCCAGAACAACGAGGCCTCCTGGGCGGTGGACGCGGGCTTCGCCGCACCGCTCAACAAGGGCCTCATCCCGGACGCGACCCTGGGCGGGTTCGCGAAGGGCGCCAACGACGTCTGCACGGTCGGCCGGACCCTGTACTGCCTGCGCAACGACCTCTCCCAGGCGGTGCTGTGGTACAACGCGCCACTGCTGAAGAAGTTCGGCTACACCGTCCCCACCACCTGGGAGGACTACCAGGCCCTCGGCGAGAAGGTCGCCAAGGAGCACCCCGGCTACCTCGTGGGTGATGCGGGTGACTCCTTCACCCCGGAGATCTACCTGTGGGCGAGCAAGTGCGGCGCCAACCACATCACCGGCCCCAAGGCCGTCTCCGTGAACACCACCAGCGAGGCCTGCACCAAGATGGCCAAGCTCCTGGACGTACTGATCAAGAACAAGTCGATGTCGATCAGCGGCGTCTTCAGCACCGACTTCGCCAAGAACGAGGCCGACAAGGTCCTGCTCATGCCCGGCCCGGCCTGGTACGGCGGCGCGGTGTTCAAGGACGGCCTCAAGACCCCGGCCAAGCAGATCGCGGTGGCGCCCATACCGCAGTGGCAGGGCGACACCTCACCGTCCACCGGCAACGTCGGCGGCGGCACCTGGCTGCTGTCCAAGCACTCCGCCCACATCAAGGCGGCCACCGACTTCCTGAAGTGGGTCACCACCGACAACGCCTACCAGGGCGAGAAGGCCCCCGGCTTCCCGGCCTACGCGCCCGCCGCCGAGAACTGGCTCAAGGCACAGGCCGCCTCCGGCTACTACGCCAGCGACCTCAGCGCCCTCAAGGACGCCTCCTCCCAGGTGTGGTCCGACTGGGGCTCGGGTCAGTTCAGCCAGGAGGCGATCTGGGCCGCCACCGTCAAGCCGGGCATCACCCAGGGCAAGACCATCGTCTCGATGCTGCCCGCCTGGCAGGACTCCATCACCAAGTACGCCAAGTCCAACGGATACAAGGTCTCCCAGTGA
- a CDS encoding sugar ABC transporter permease has product MSLTHSSAGSATRRPRGTARQSRAGVAFVAGYVLLLIAFGVLPTCYAVYFAFTDAGGTFTGFSNFVTTAQDFRFVDSLGHVALYLVFWLLSLVVFVVVLALLLHKLASGPLSQALRFLYYIPGALAGAASVLVWLFMLDPTVSPVTSLLETLGFHTFGEVIAPGNLAVLFTIIAFWTGAGGWIVVMYGALNNIPKDVMEAARIDGANGWQTAWRVQIPMLRKWIVYMVILAFAGGAQLFVEPQLLSLASTGVAGRDYSLNQLTYDFAFQMNNINGAAAVSVELLVVSVSVAGVFVARSGFFDAD; this is encoded by the coding sequence GTGAGCCTCACGCACTCCTCGGCCGGCTCTGCCACCCGGCGCCCTCGCGGCACCGCCCGGCAGAGCCGGGCCGGCGTCGCCTTCGTCGCCGGCTACGTACTGCTGCTGATCGCCTTCGGCGTCCTACCGACCTGCTACGCCGTCTACTTCGCGTTCACCGACGCCGGAGGCACGTTCACCGGCTTCAGCAACTTCGTCACCACCGCACAGGACTTCCGCTTCGTCGACTCCCTGGGCCACGTGGCCCTGTACCTGGTCTTCTGGCTCCTGTCGCTCGTGGTGTTCGTGGTGGTCCTGGCGCTGCTCCTGCACAAGCTGGCCTCCGGGCCGCTCAGCCAGGCACTGCGCTTCCTCTACTACATCCCCGGCGCGCTCGCCGGCGCCGCGAGCGTCCTGGTCTGGCTGTTCATGCTCGACCCGACGGTCAGCCCGGTCACCTCCCTGCTGGAGACGCTGGGCTTCCACACCTTCGGCGAGGTCATCGCGCCCGGAAACCTCGCGGTGCTGTTCACGATCATCGCGTTCTGGACCGGAGCGGGCGGCTGGATCGTCGTCATGTACGGCGCGCTCAACAACATCCCCAAGGACGTCATGGAGGCCGCGCGCATCGACGGCGCGAACGGCTGGCAGACCGCCTGGCGGGTACAGATCCCCATGCTCCGCAAGTGGATCGTCTACATGGTGATCCTGGCCTTCGCGGGCGGCGCCCAGCTCTTCGTCGAGCCGCAACTGCTCTCCCTCGCCAGCACGGGCGTGGCCGGCCGCGACTACTCGCTCAACCAGCTCACCTACGACTTCGCCTTCCAGATGAACAACATCAACGGCGCCGCCGCCGTCTCGGTGGAGCTCCTGGTCGTCAGCGTGTCGGTCGCCGGTGTCTTCGTCGCACGATCGGGGTTCTTCGATGCCGACTGA
- a CDS encoding carbohydrate ABC transporter permease, with translation MTSRLLAGSILTVFVVFFVLPVLWLLLAATKTDQQLVHSNPLSFGSWHALTANWHALTAFQDDAILLWLRNSALYAAISLVITLCLAIPAGYALAMTEFRGRHTLLIATLVVMLMPNATLVVPLFLEINAVHLIGTMWSIILPYSFYPFGVYLTYIYFTTAVPKDLLAAARIDGCSEFGVFRHVALPLATPVIALVGFFSFVANWTNYFLPYVMLPDSTQMPIQVGVGSLLSNVPSFNPTVGSLAIQRPQLALATLIAITPVLVVFLFAQRFLVSGMLAGATKE, from the coding sequence GTGACCTCCCGGCTGCTGGCGGGCTCGATACTCACCGTCTTCGTGGTGTTCTTCGTGCTGCCGGTGCTGTGGCTGCTGCTGGCGGCGACCAAGACCGACCAGCAACTCGTCCACAGCAACCCTCTGTCCTTCGGGTCCTGGCACGCGCTCACGGCCAACTGGCACGCGCTCACCGCGTTCCAGGACGACGCCATCCTGCTGTGGCTGCGCAACTCCGCCCTTTACGCCGCGATCTCGCTCGTCATCACGCTCTGCCTGGCCATTCCGGCCGGATACGCGCTGGCGATGACCGAGTTCCGCGGCCGGCACACGCTCCTGATCGCGACCCTCGTCGTGATGCTGATGCCGAACGCCACCCTGGTGGTGCCGCTGTTCCTGGAGATCAACGCGGTGCACCTGATCGGCACCATGTGGTCGATCATCCTGCCGTACTCCTTCTACCCGTTCGGCGTGTACCTGACGTACATCTACTTCACCACCGCCGTGCCCAAGGACCTCCTGGCGGCGGCGCGGATCGACGGCTGCTCCGAGTTCGGCGTCTTCCGCCACGTGGCCCTGCCGCTCGCGACCCCCGTCATCGCGCTCGTCGGGTTCTTCAGCTTCGTCGCCAACTGGACCAACTACTTCCTGCCGTACGTGATGCTTCCCGACAGCACCCAGATGCCCATCCAGGTGGGCGTCGGAAGCCTGCTCAGCAACGTGCCGTCGTTCAACCCGACGGTCGGCAGCCTCGCAATCCAACGCCCGCAACTGGCACTGGCCACGCTGATCGCCATCACACCGGTACTCGTCGTGTTCCTGTTCGCCCAGCGCTTCCTGGTCAGCGGAATGCTCGCCGGCGCCACCAAGGAGTAA
- a CDS encoding L-rhamnose mutarotase — translation MKRIAQTIRLRPEHREEYLRLHSAVWPGVEAALHRANIRNYSIFLHGDVLFAYMEYHGEDFEADMASIEADPETQRWWKLTDPCQEPWPDRGEGRQWSDLPEIWHLSPPDDDATA, via the coding sequence GTGAAGCGCATCGCCCAGACCATCAGGCTCCGCCCCGAACACCGCGAGGAGTACCTCAGGCTCCACTCCGCCGTATGGCCCGGAGTCGAAGCCGCCCTGCACCGGGCGAACATCCGCAACTACAGCATCTTTCTCCATGGCGACGTGCTGTTCGCCTACATGGAGTACCACGGCGAGGACTTCGAGGCGGACATGGCGTCCATCGAGGCCGACCCCGAGACCCAGCGATGGTGGAAGCTCACCGACCCCTGCCAGGAACCCTGGCCCGACCGGGGCGAGGGCCGCCAGTGGAGCGACCTCCCCGAGATCTGGCACCTGAGCCCCCCAGACGACGACGCCACCGCCTGA
- a CDS encoding amidohydrolase family protein: MNAPVLVDAHHHLWDLAHRPQPWLDDPDVASIRRTFTPEDLRSTATHPIAGRRLHSTVVVQCIAEVAETEDLLALAEREPLIQAVVGWADLTSPAIGDVLDELIAGPGGGYLRSLRHLVQGETDPGWLQHSDVESGLRAARDRGLRYDVLVRDHQLGQAIRLAERFPDLPQVLDHAGKPDIARGDIAEWERRMRQLAGHPQVVCKVSGLITEADHTRWTTTDIRPVWEVLLSAFGPERLMFGSDWPVANLAGGWNRWAATVDELLTGWSESDIDALLAGTATAFYGLASVFTKGDATARRA, from the coding sequence GTGAACGCACCCGTGCTCGTCGACGCCCACCACCACCTGTGGGACCTCGCCCACCGTCCGCAGCCCTGGCTCGACGACCCCGATGTGGCATCGATCCGCCGCACCTTCACCCCCGAGGACCTGCGCTCCACCGCCACGCACCCCATCGCGGGCCGACGGCTGCACAGCACGGTGGTCGTCCAGTGCATCGCGGAGGTCGCCGAGACCGAGGACCTTCTCGCGCTGGCCGAACGGGAGCCCCTGATCCAGGCCGTGGTCGGCTGGGCCGACCTGACGTCCCCGGCGATCGGGGACGTGCTCGATGAGCTGATCGCCGGGCCGGGCGGCGGGTACCTGCGCTCCCTGCGGCACCTCGTCCAGGGCGAGACGGACCCCGGCTGGCTGCAACACTCCGATGTGGAAAGCGGGTTGAGGGCAGCCCGGGATCGTGGACTGCGCTACGACGTGCTCGTGCGCGACCACCAGCTCGGTCAGGCTATCCGGCTCGCGGAACGCTTCCCGGACCTGCCCCAGGTGCTCGACCACGCGGGCAAGCCGGACATCGCCCGTGGGGACATCGCCGAGTGGGAACGCCGGATGCGGCAGCTCGCCGGGCACCCGCAGGTGGTGTGCAAGGTCTCGGGGCTGATCACCGAGGCCGACCACACCCGCTGGACCACGACCGACATCCGCCCGGTCTGGGAGGTGCTGCTCTCGGCCTTCGGCCCCGAGCGGCTGATGTTCGGCTCGGACTGGCCGGTCGCCAACCTGGCGGGTGGCTGGAACCGGTGGGCCGCCACCGTGGACGAACTTCTCACCGGCTGGAGCGAGAGCGACATCGACGCGCTCCTCGCCGGCACCGCGACCGCGTTCTACGGCCTGGCTTCCGTTTTCACGAAGGGCGACGCGACCGCCCGGAGGGCCTGA
- a CDS encoding glycoside hydrolase family 16 protein, whose product MTVNSWNKINARWTANNELQTYRPDCVWYEGNTLVIKAFNAGGGVYYSGRVESTARYGYGTYSFTANMPNGRGLLPAVWAAYLNPWLPEFDAAEIVGQNPGVVYQTSHDVNNVQQQFSRTNSSGWTNSYHRYSFSWFPDHIDFAVDGVITGTTWYRTPAGTGLRFIANIAVGGDWPGNPDSSTWATADGARYLKISSITHTPYNP is encoded by the coding sequence GTGACCGTCAACTCCTGGAACAAGATCAACGCAAGGTGGACCGCCAACAACGAGCTGCAGACGTACCGGCCGGACTGCGTCTGGTACGAGGGCAACACTCTGGTGATCAAGGCGTTCAACGCCGGGGGCGGGGTCTACTACTCAGGCCGTGTGGAGTCGACGGCGCGGTACGGGTACGGCACATACAGCTTCACCGCCAACATGCCCAACGGACGGGGACTGTTGCCGGCGGTATGGGCGGCGTATCTGAATCCGTGGCTGCCCGAGTTCGACGCCGCTGAGATCGTGGGACAGAACCCGGGTGTTGTCTACCAAACGTCCCACGACGTCAACAACGTCCAGCAGCAGTTCTCGCGGACGAACTCCTCCGGCTGGACAAACTCGTACCACAGATACTCGTTCAGCTGGTTCCCGGACCATATCGACTTCGCCGTGGACGGCGTCATCACGGGCACCACCTGGTACAGGACACCTGCCGGCACGGGCCTGCGCTTCATCGCCAACATCGCGGTCGGCGGTGACTGGCCCGGCAACCCAGACTCCTCCACCTGGGCCACAGCTGACGGCGCCCGCTACCTCAAGATCTCCTCCATCACCCACACGCCGTACAACCCATAA
- a CDS encoding LysR family transcriptional regulator — protein MDLDVAQVRAFVRTAEELHFGRAAGQLAISQQALSKRIARLESLLGTELFQRGGNGVRLTEAGQRFLLPARQAVAAADAAVAAVVVTDDPLRVDVWGHLYAPMRTLAQVAGRAGKLTLGHGRDLPSVTTALLRGDIDAAFGRVHPPLPVGLAHRLVRLEPVDAVLSEDHPLAAEPALRPDQLRGSMLWAPGPLNRLDFLHRFADRFAIQNTATSVNLGLAHFLAEVTEEPRRFSLVPADVPLPEVPGLRSVPLVDPTPLYAWSLLWRTGNGHPGLNSLTAACAGEAGRRRWLEYDPAHDWLPEPPTSDPGSGSE, from the coding sequence ATGGATCTCGACGTGGCGCAAGTACGTGCCTTCGTGCGCACCGCCGAGGAACTGCACTTCGGACGGGCAGCCGGACAGCTCGCCATCTCCCAGCAGGCGCTGTCCAAGAGGATCGCGCGGCTGGAATCTCTGCTCGGCACCGAACTGTTCCAGCGCGGCGGCAACGGCGTACGCCTCACCGAGGCCGGACAGCGTTTCCTCCTACCGGCCCGGCAAGCCGTGGCCGCCGCCGACGCCGCCGTCGCGGCAGTGGTCGTCACGGATGATCCGTTGCGCGTAGACGTCTGGGGTCACCTCTACGCGCCGATGCGGACACTGGCCCAAGTCGCCGGACGGGCCGGAAAGCTGACGTTGGGGCACGGGCGCGATCTGCCGTCGGTGACGACGGCACTGCTGCGCGGCGACATCGACGCGGCCTTCGGCCGGGTTCACCCCCCGCTGCCCGTCGGACTTGCCCACCGCCTCGTCCGCCTCGAGCCGGTGGATGCCGTACTGAGCGAGGACCATCCGCTCGCAGCCGAACCGGCGCTGCGACCGGACCAGCTGCGCGGCAGCATGCTGTGGGCGCCCGGCCCGCTGAACCGACTCGACTTCCTCCACCGGTTCGCCGACCGGTTCGCCATCCAGAACACGGCGACGAGCGTCAACCTGGGACTGGCCCACTTCCTTGCCGAGGTGACGGAAGAGCCGCGACGCTTCTCGCTGGTACCTGCGGATGTGCCACTGCCGGAGGTCCCCGGACTGCGCTCCGTCCCCCTGGTCGATCCCACGCCGCTGTACGCCTGGTCACTGCTGTGGCGCACCGGCAACGGGCACCCGGGACTGAACAGCCTCACCGCCGCCTGCGCGGGAGAAGCTGGGCGCAGGCGATGGCTGGAGTACGACCCGGCTCACGACTGGCTGCCCGAACCACCCACAAGCGATCCTGGCTCCGGATCAGAATGA
- a CDS encoding nuclear transport factor 2 family protein, which translates to MSLSPREVFLRLVHGVADGNSSELPDLYGEVTDVRHPMATPESEPLTSRRALREHFTVPPEMRESLPKRSVVDVVVHETADPEVIVAEFAYEFTLPDDSRSKVPCVFVMRVRDGQIIESRDYIDPIRTYTARGDLDRLLASLRKGAS; encoded by the coding sequence GTGAGTCTGAGTCCGCGTGAGGTGTTTCTCCGCCTTGTTCATGGGGTCGCCGACGGGAACTCAAGCGAGTTGCCTGACCTGTACGGCGAGGTTACGGATGTCCGGCATCCGATGGCGACGCCGGAGTCCGAGCCGTTGACGAGTCGGCGTGCGCTCCGGGAGCACTTCACCGTGCCGCCGGAAATGCGGGAGTCCTTGCCGAAGAGGAGTGTCGTCGATGTCGTCGTCCACGAGACCGCCGATCCTGAAGTGATCGTCGCCGAGTTCGCCTACGAGTTCACGTTGCCGGACGATTCCAGGTCCAAGGTGCCCTGCGTCTTCGTCATGCGTGTGCGGGACGGTCAGATCATCGAGTCTCGCGACTACATCGACCCGATCCGTACGTACACGGCCCGCGGGGACCTCGACCGCCTCCTCGCGTCTTTGCGCAAGGGCGCTTCCTAA